A window of the Roseburia sp. 831b genome harbors these coding sequences:
- the sigE gene encoding RNA polymerase sporulation sigma factor SigE, with protein sequence MMWKEAVPHILPRICGIFKKKEQEIFYIGGAEILPPPLEAAEENACIICLGGDEEKEAKKKLIEHNLRLVVYIAKKFDNTGVGVEDLISIGTIGLIKAINTFNPDKNIKLATYASRCIENEILMYLRRNNKTKQEVSIDEPLNVDWDGNELLLSDILGTEEDVIYRDMEHDVEKRLLFKAIEKLSGRERLIIELRFGLNSKEGIEKTQKEVADMLGISQSYISRLEKKIMIRLKKEIVKFE encoded by the coding sequence ATGATGTGGAAGGAGGCAGTGCCACATATATTGCCAAGAATCTGTGGCATTTTTAAGAAAAAGGAGCAGGAAATTTTCTACATAGGCGGGGCGGAAATCCTGCCACCACCGCTAGAGGCAGCGGAGGAAAATGCGTGTATTATCTGTCTTGGAGGGGACGAAGAGAAGGAGGCAAAAAAGAAACTGATTGAGCACAATCTAAGGCTGGTTGTCTATATTGCCAAAAAATTTGACAATACAGGGGTTGGCGTGGAAGATTTGATTTCCATTGGAACGATTGGGCTGATTAAGGCAATCAACACCTTTAACCCGGACAAAAACATCAAGCTTGCCACTTATGCGTCCAGGTGTATCGAGAATGAGATTTTAATGTATCTGCGCAGAAATAACAAGACCAAACAGGAAGTTTCGATTGACGAGCCTTTAAATGTCGACTGGGATGGAAATGAATTGCTCCTCTCGGATATTCTTGGAACGGAGGAGGATGTTATCTACCGGGATATGGAGCACGATGTAGAAAAAAGACTGCTGTTTAAGGCGATTGAAAAATTATCCGGAAGGGAGAGATTGATTATTGAACTTCGTTTTGGATTAAATTCCAAGGAAGGAATTGAAAAAACGCAGAAGGAGGTAGCGGATATGTTAGGAATTTCACAATCTTATATTTCTAGATTGGAGAAGAAAATCATGATTCGGTTGAAAAAAGAAATCGTAAAATTCGAATAA
- a CDS encoding sigma-E processing peptidase SpoIIGA, translating to MALAGTNHLLHRKEKNTKLIVVAFVASGIGLLFLFFLKSYSWYLGITHLVLGPAMVVAAFGMVGRRSFFENWGVCYLMLLLLGGVWNLLNRECQGIAMETGKICVVVLIFVTCVDYLARRKKRAAHCYTVWISHQGKRKKIYAYWDSGNQLMDCYTKEPVHVVSKKCIEEFEKDGPLPYRLVPFCAIGEKHGCLKVATLEEMEILEKEHSIQIRPVVIGVAEDGELDNREYQMILHATALEQKIKGKEG from the coding sequence ATGGCACTTGCAGGGACAAATCATCTTTTACATAGAAAGGAAAAGAATACAAAACTAATTGTAGTTGCATTTGTGGCATCTGGAATAGGGCTGCTTTTTCTTTTTTTTCTGAAAAGCTACTCCTGGTATCTGGGCATAACCCATCTGGTTCTAGGACCGGCAATGGTAGTTGCTGCATTTGGAATGGTAGGGAGGAGAAGCTTTTTCGAAAACTGGGGTGTCTGCTATCTGATGTTGTTGCTGTTAGGCGGCGTATGGAATCTTTTAAACAGGGAATGTCAGGGAATTGCAATGGAAACCGGAAAAATTTGCGTGGTGGTTCTGATTTTCGTCACGTGTGTCGATTATCTGGCAAGAAGAAAAAAACGTGCAGCGCATTGTTATACCGTGTGGATTTCTCACCAGGGAAAAAGGAAAAAAATATACGCATACTGGGATAGCGGAAACCAATTGATGGATTGCTATACAAAAGAACCGGTGCATGTTGTATCAAAAAAGTGCATAGAAGAATTTGAAAAAGATGGACCATTGCCATACCGGCTGGTTCCTTTTTGCGCCATTGGAGAAAAACATGGATGTCTAAAGGTTGCGACGCTAGAGGAAATGGAGATTTTAGAGAAAGAGCATTCCATACAGATACGTCCTGTCGTAATCGGGGTTGCGGAGGACGGAGAACTTGATAACCGGGAATATCAGATGATTTTACATGCAACGGCGCTGGAACAAAAAATCAAAGGGAAAGAAGGGTAA
- the murD gene encoding UDP-N-acetylmuramoyl-L-alanine--D-glutamate ligase — translation MELTGKKVLVVGSGISGVAATELLKKKGIEVILFDGNKDLDVEVLREKSPVFADVEIVLGELTETVSNQIDLVVLSPGVPTDLPMVEDLRKKEIPIWGEIELAYHFAKGKIVAITGTNGKTTTTALTGQIMEHYFKDVKVVGNIGIPYTSVAADTTEDTVTVAEISSFQLETTHEFKPVVSAILNITPDHLNRHHTMECYIKTKESITKNQGENECCVLNYEDDVLRAFGKECKTNVVFFSSKRKLDQGFYLENDTIYYADGKTTQKVIDVDELNILGAHNYENVMAATAIAMKMGVPLDKIVEVLKVFQAVEHRIEYVTEKRGVKFYNDSKGTNPDAAIKGISAMNRPTLLIGGGYDKQSEYDEWIESFHGKVKKLVLIGQTKEKIAACAKKHGFTDVVLCDTFEEAIDYCYQNAVSGDAVLLSPACASWGMFPNYEVRGKIFKEYVRNLAE, via the coding sequence ATGGAACTGACAGGAAAAAAAGTTTTGGTAGTAGGCTCTGGAATCAGTGGAGTCGCAGCAACAGAGCTGTTAAAGAAAAAAGGAATTGAAGTGATTCTTTTTGATGGAAACAAGGATTTAGATGTAGAGGTTTTGCGTGAAAAATCACCTGTTTTTGCAGATGTAGAGATTGTGTTAGGAGAGTTGACAGAGACGGTCAGCAATCAGATTGACCTTGTAGTCTTAAGTCCGGGTGTTCCGACCGATTTGCCAATGGTGGAGGATCTTCGCAAAAAAGAGATTCCAATCTGGGGTGAGATTGAGCTGGCATATCATTTTGCAAAAGGCAAAATTGTTGCAATTACCGGAACAAACGGAAAAACTACAACAACTGCATTGACAGGACAGATTATGGAACACTACTTTAAGGATGTAAAAGTGGTGGGAAATATCGGAATTCCATATACATCCGTTGCGGCAGATACAACGGAGGATACGGTCACAGTTGCAGAAATCAGTAGTTTCCAGCTAGAGACAACACATGAATTTAAACCTGTGGTTTCCGCAATTTTAAATATTACACCGGATCACCTGAACCGCCATCATACGATGGAATGCTATATCAAGACGAAAGAGAGCATTACAAAGAATCAGGGAGAAAATGAATGTTGTGTCTTAAATTATGAGGATGACGTCCTTCGTGCATTTGGAAAAGAGTGTAAGACAAACGTTGTATTCTTTAGCAGCAAAAGAAAATTAGACCAGGGCTTTTACCTTGAGAACGATACCATTTATTATGCAGATGGAAAAACAACACAAAAAGTCATTGATGTGGATGAATTAAATATCCTAGGTGCGCATAATTATGAAAATGTAATGGCTGCAACGGCAATTGCAATGAAGATGGGGGTTCCGCTTGATAAAATTGTAGAAGTCTTAAAAGTGTTCCAGGCGGTAGAGCACCGTATTGAATATGTGACAGAAAAAAGAGGCGTGAAGTTCTACAATGATTCAAAGGGAACAAACCCGGATGCTGCCATCAAGGGAATCAGTGCGATGAACCGTCCGACCCTGCTTATCGGAGGCGGTTATGATAAACAGTCCGAATACGATGAATGGATAGAAAGCTTCCATGGAAAAGTAAAGAAACTTGTTCTGATTGGGCAGACAAAAGAAAAAATCGCAGCATGTGCAAAAAAACATGGATTTACAGATGTAGTTCTATGCGATACCTTTGAGGAAGCAATCGATTATTGTTACCAGAATGCAGTAAGCGGGGATGCAGTTTTATTGTCACCTGCATGTGCAAGCTGGGGCATGTTCCCGAACTATGAAGTGCGTGGAAAGATTTTTAAAGAGTATGTCAGAAATCTTGCAGAATAA
- the sigG gene encoding RNA polymerase sporulation sigma factor SigG, with protein MAAYKVEICGVNTAKLPILKEEEKKELFCRIKQGDLAARETYIKGNLRLVLSVIKRFSGNHENVDDLFQIGCIGLIKSIDNFDPTMGVKFSTYAVPMIIGEIRRYLRDNNSIRVSRSLRDTAYKAIHAKEILSKTTFKEPTLEEIASAANLTPEEIIFALDAIQSPLSLYDPVYTDGGDTLYVMDQISDKKNKEENWVEQLSLSDAMERLGERENYILKLRFFEGKTQMEVAEEIHISQAQVSRLEKSALKSIRHYLSS; from the coding sequence ATGGCTGCATACAAAGTTGAAATATGCGGTGTCAATACCGCAAAGCTTCCCATTCTAAAGGAAGAGGAAAAAAAGGAACTGTTTTGTCGAATCAAGCAAGGCGACCTTGCCGCCCGTGAAACCTATATCAAAGGCAACCTGCGCCTTGTTCTTAGCGTTATCAAACGTTTTTCCGGAAATCACGAAAATGTCGACGACTTATTTCAAATTGGCTGCATCGGACTCATCAAATCCATTGACAATTTTGACCCAACCATGGGGGTTAAATTTTCCACCTATGCTGTTCCCATGATTATCGGGGAAATCCGACGATATCTGCGGGACAATAACTCCATTCGTGTCAGCCGCTCCCTGCGTGATACCGCCTATAAAGCAATCCATGCAAAAGAAATTCTGTCAAAGACAACCTTCAAGGAACCGACCTTAGAAGAAATCGCCTCTGCCGCAAACTTAACACCGGAGGAAATTATTTTTGCCCTGGATGCCATCCAAAGCCCTCTCTCCCTGTATGACCCTGTCTACACAGACGGTGGTGACACCCTGTATGTCATGGATCAAATCAGCGATAAAAAAAACAAGGAAGAGAACTGGGTGGAACAGCTTTCCCTCTCCGATGCAATGGAACGGCTCGGAGAACGTGAAAACTATATTTTAAAGCTCCGTTTCTTCGAGGGCAAGACACAGATGGAAGTTGCCGAGGAGATTCACATCTCCCAGGCACAAGTTAGCAGGCTCGAAAAATCTGCTCTAAAATCCATCCGTCATTACCTCTCCTCTTAG
- a CDS encoding FtsW/RodA/SpoVE family cell cycle protein — MAQKEGKKKEKTVRYFDYSLLFIVIFLLGFGLVMLYSTSSYSGATKYNDAAHYLKRQMASTALGLVVMAFLSKVDYHFWRKLGGLAYIGALGLCTAVIFVGHESKGQARWLYIGGVSFQPSEFAKLAVILFLAMIIYKIPKQMGRFRSLVIVMALIIPIVGVVAYNNLSTAIIIMGIAVCMLFVASPKYSHFVWMVLVVGVVGVIFVLLESYRAERIQIWLDPTSSDKGYQTLQGLYAIGSGGLFGKGLGESMQKLGFIPEAQNDMIFSIICEELGLFGAICVIALFLLLIWRFMIIANNAADLYGALIVVGIMAHISIQVVLNIAVVTNTIPNTGISLPFISYGGTSIMFLLAEIGLALSVSRGIKFDAI; from the coding sequence ATGGCACAAAAAGAAGGAAAGAAGAAAGAAAAAACCGTCCGCTATTTTGATTATAGTCTTTTGTTTATTGTGATATTTTTACTTGGCTTTGGTCTTGTAATGCTATATAGTACCAGCTCTTATTCCGGTGCAACCAAATACAACGATGCGGCTCATTACCTCAAACGTCAGATGGCGTCAACTGCCCTTGGTCTGGTAGTGATGGCATTTCTTTCCAAGGTGGATTATCATTTTTGGAGAAAATTAGGAGGGCTTGCCTACATCGGAGCACTTGGACTTTGTACGGCCGTAATTTTTGTCGGTCATGAGAGTAAAGGACAGGCGAGATGGCTTTATATTGGAGGGGTTTCCTTCCAGCCATCCGAGTTTGCAAAGCTTGCCGTAATTTTGTTTTTGGCAATGATTATTTATAAGATTCCAAAGCAGATGGGAAGATTCCGAAGCCTTGTCATTGTGATGGCACTTATTATCCCGATTGTCGGAGTGGTTGCGTACAACAACTTAAGTACTGCCATTATCATTATGGGAATTGCAGTCTGTATGCTGTTTGTGGCGAGCCCGAAGTATTCACACTTTGTCTGGATGGTGCTTGTGGTAGGCGTGGTAGGTGTTATATTTGTTCTGCTGGAGTCTTACCGTGCAGAACGAATTCAGATTTGGCTGGACCCGACCTCATCGGATAAAGGTTACCAGACATTGCAGGGATTGTATGCGATTGGTTCCGGAGGCTTGTTTGGAAAAGGCCTAGGAGAGAGTATGCAAAAACTCGGCTTTATCCCGGAAGCCCAAAACGATATGATTTTTTCTATTATCTGTGAGGAACTTGGGCTGTTTGGCGCAATTTGTGTGATAGCACTGTTTTTGCTTTTAATCTGGAGATTTATGATTATCGCAAACAATGCGGCAGACTTATATGGAGCGCTGATTGTGGTTGGAATTATGGCGCATATTTCCATACAGGTGGTATTAAACATTGCGGTTGTAACCAACACAATTCCGAATACCGGAATTTCACTTCCATTTATCAGTTATGGTGGAACGTCAATCATGTTCCTTTTAGCGGAGATTGGGTTAGCACTAAGTGTATCGCGTGGCATTAAATTTGATGCGATTTAA
- a CDS encoding cell division protein FtsQ/DivIB — translation MIREKRKKKKRRKIGLIVFLCILLLLAVGALVVIKVFTVKDVVVEGNELYSDDQVKEWVLNDDYSWNTLYNVLKYKFKKTEEIPFIDTLEISMDNPHVLHVTVYEKGILGYLYIDAIGQNAYFDKDGFVVETSKDVIDGVPKVTGLDCSEVVLYEQLPLENKDILKNLLTLTQVLKKYKVLPNEISYDTSYEPTLNYNGISVIVGDDEELTQKVVRLSYILPQLEGQAGTLHLENWSEQTTDIVFDRAQ, via the coding sequence ATGATTCGAGAGAAAAGAAAGAAAAAGAAGAGAAGAAAGATAGGCTTAATTGTATTTTTGTGTATCTTACTCTTATTGGCAGTGGGTGCACTTGTTGTCATAAAAGTATTTACGGTCAAGGATGTCGTTGTGGAAGGAAATGAACTTTATTCCGATGATCAGGTCAAGGAATGGGTATTAAACGACGACTATTCCTGGAATACGCTTTATAACGTCCTAAAGTACAAATTTAAAAAGACAGAGGAAATTCCATTTATCGATACGTTAGAAATCTCGATGGACAACCCGCATGTACTTCATGTAACGGTGTATGAAAAAGGAATTCTTGGATATCTTTATATTGATGCAATCGGGCAGAATGCATATTTTGATAAGGACGGTTTTGTGGTGGAGACGTCAAAGGATGTGATAGACGGTGTGCCAAAAGTGACGGGACTTGACTGCAGCGAGGTTGTCTTATATGAACAGCTTCCGTTGGAGAACAAAGATATTTTAAAAAATCTGCTGACACTGACACAGGTTTTAAAAAAATATAAGGTGCTCCCGAATGAGATTTCCTATGACACATCCTATGAGCCGACATTAAATTATAACGGAATATCGGTTATTGTAGGTGATGACGAGGAACTGACACAAAAGGTAGTACGTTTGTCATACATTCTGCCGCAGCTAGAAGGACAGGCCGGAACACTACATTTAGAAAATTGGAGCGAGCAAACAACAGATATTGTATTTGACAGAGCACAATAA
- a CDS encoding QueT transporter family protein, whose protein sequence is MRNKKVLFITQAALIAAIYVVLTYFVSAFNLASGAIQVRLSEALTILPFFTPAAIPGLWIGCLLANLLTGCAIYDIVFGSLATLLAAIGTYLLRKHKFLCTLPPVISNMVIVPFVLRFGYGLVFEYKGTDLSIPFYAVTVGAGEVISVCIVGSVLLNVLNRYRNVIFKNLEE, encoded by the coding sequence ATGAGAAACAAAAAAGTACTATTTATCACGCAAGCTGCGTTGATTGCAGCAATCTATGTGGTTCTGACTTATTTTGTCAGTGCCTTTAATCTTGCTTCAGGAGCCATTCAGGTTCGCTTATCGGAAGCGCTTACCATTTTACCATTTTTTACACCGGCAGCAATTCCAGGCTTATGGATTGGTTGTTTGTTAGCAAACTTACTGACAGGATGTGCCATTTATGATATTGTATTTGGAAGTCTTGCAACTTTGCTTGCGGCAATTGGAACGTATCTGCTTCGCAAACATAAGTTCTTATGTACACTGCCACCAGTCATTTCCAATATGGTGATTGTGCCATTTGTACTTCGTTTTGGCTATGGACTTGTATTTGAGTATAAAGGAACAGATTTGTCCATTCCGTTTTATGCGGTAACAGTAGGGGCAGGGGAAGTGATTTCCGTATGTATCGTAGGTTCTGTTTTATTAAATGTATTGAACCGTTACCGGAATGTCATTTTTAAAAATTTAGAGGAATAA
- the mraY gene encoding phospho-N-acetylmuramoyl-pentapeptide-transferase → MTYEVVIPVMIAFAISAILGPIVIPFLRKLKIGQTERKELESHQKKMGTPTMGGIIILASIILTSLFYIKDQPKIIPILFMTVGFGAIGFLDDYLKVVLRRSDGLLAWQKMILQIIVTTVFVVYMLNYTDVSLTMLLPFSGGKYWNIGWVAVPLMYFVVIGTVNGVNFTDGLDGLASSVTIMVATFFSVVAIGTNAGVSAITCAVVGALLGFLLFNVYPASVFMGDTGSLALGGFVAATAYMMQMPLFILLVGFIYLVEVLSVIIQVTYFKKTGGKRIFRMAPIHHHFELGGWSETRVVAVFSIVTAMLCLVALLAL, encoded by the coding sequence ATGACATATGAAGTAGTAATTCCGGTAATGATTGCATTTGCAATCAGCGCAATTTTAGGTCCAATTGTGATTCCATTTTTGAGAAAATTAAAAATTGGGCAGACAGAACGAAAAGAATTAGAATCTCATCAAAAGAAGATGGGAACGCCAACGATGGGCGGAATCATCATTTTGGCAAGTATCATTCTGACATCACTTTTTTACATCAAAGATCAGCCAAAGATTATTCCAATTCTTTTTATGACAGTAGGATTTGGCGCAATCGGATTTTTAGATGACTATTTAAAAGTTGTGCTGCGTAGATCAGATGGACTTTTGGCATGGCAGAAGATGATTCTTCAGATTATTGTAACTACAGTTTTCGTTGTATACATGTTAAATTACACAGATGTATCCCTTACCATGTTGCTCCCATTTTCCGGCGGAAAATATTGGAACATTGGCTGGGTTGCAGTCCCACTTATGTATTTTGTGGTAATCGGAACGGTAAATGGTGTGAACTTCACAGACGGATTAGACGGTCTTGCGTCAAGTGTTACGATTATGGTAGCCACCTTCTTTTCTGTTGTGGCAATCGGAACAAATGCAGGTGTTTCTGCAATCACTTGTGCAGTGGTAGGTGCACTGCTTGGATTTTTATTGTTTAACGTATATCCTGCAAGCGTATTTATGGGAGATACCGGTTCTTTGGCGCTAGGTGGTTTTGTGGCAGCAACCGCATACATGATGCAGATGCCGTTGTTTATTTTATTGGTGGGATTTATTTACTTAGTAGAAGTACTGTCCGTTATCATTCAGGTAACTTACTTTAAGAAGACTGGCGGAAAACGAATTTTTAGAATGGCACCAATCCATCACCACTTTGAACTGGGTGGCTGGTCCGAGACAAGAGTAGTAGCAGTATTTTCGATTGTGACAGCGATGCTTTGTTTAGTGGCATTACTTGCATTATAA
- the ftsZ gene encoding cell division protein FtsZ codes for MLEIKTTDADSNAKIIVVGVGGAGNNAINRMIDENICGVEFIGVNTDKQALALCKAPTLLQIGEKLTKGLGAGAQPEIGSKAAEESAEEISAAVKGADMVFITCGMGGGTGTGAAPVVAKIAKDQGILTVGVVTKPFKFEAKQRMVNAISGIERLKDNVDTLIVIPNDKLLEIVDRRTTMPDALRKADEVLQQSVQGITDLINVPALINLDFADVCTVMRDKGMAHIGIGSAKGDDKANEAVKLAVASPLLETSINGASHVIINVSGDISLMDANDAASYVQSLTGEDTNVIFGAKYDESMQDEVTITVIATGLENPAAANKIMPQLKYQNPTPTPTPRPATSMLNRPSSTTTATGFGAGAATPRQTTTTSTPTFSGIQKPRQPESTVQQVDIKIPDFLKNSRK; via the coding sequence TTGCTTGAGATTAAAACAACAGACGCAGATTCTAATGCAAAAATAATCGTAGTCGGAGTCGGTGGAGCTGGTAATAATGCGATAAATAGAATGATTGATGAGAATATTTGCGGAGTAGAGTTTATCGGAGTTAATACAGATAAACAGGCATTGGCACTTTGCAAGGCACCAACATTGCTTCAGATTGGTGAAAAACTGACTAAGGGATTAGGTGCGGGAGCACAGCCTGAGATTGGTTCTAAGGCAGCAGAGGAGAGTGCAGAAGAGATTTCCGCAGCAGTAAAAGGTGCTGACATGGTATTCATTACCTGTGGAATGGGTGGTGGAACCGGAACAGGTGCTGCACCTGTTGTTGCAAAGATTGCAAAAGATCAGGGAATCCTGACCGTAGGTGTTGTAACAAAGCCTTTTAAATTTGAAGCAAAACAGCGTATGGTAAACGCAATTTCCGGTATCGAACGTTTGAAAGACAACGTGGATACCTTGATTGTAATTCCAAACGATAAATTACTTGAGATTGTAGACAGAAGAACTACAATGCCAGATGCATTGCGCAAAGCAGACGAAGTTTTACAGCAGTCTGTTCAGGGTATTACAGACTTAATCAATGTACCTGCATTGATTAACCTTGACTTTGCCGATGTATGTACCGTCATGAGGGACAAGGGTATGGCTCATATCGGTATCGGTTCTGCAAAAGGTGATGATAAGGCAAATGAGGCAGTGAAGCTTGCAGTTGCAAGTCCACTTCTTGAGACAAGCATCAACGGTGCTTCTCATGTCATCATCAATGTATCCGGAGATATCTCCCTGATGGATGCAAACGATGCTGCAAGCTATGTTCAGAGTCTTACCGGAGAAGATACAAATGTTATCTTCGGTGCAAAATATGATGAATCTATGCAGGATGAGGTAACAATCACTGTCATTGCGACAGGACTTGAGAATCCAGCTGCAGCAAACAAGATTATGCCACAGCTTAAATATCAGAATCCAACTCCTACACCAACGCCAAGACCGGCAACAAGCATGTTGAACAGACCATCCTCTACGACAACAGCAACTGGATTTGGAGCAGGTGCTGCAACACCTCGCCAGACAACGACGACATCAACACCAACTTTTAGTGGAATCCAGAAACCACGTCAGCCAGAAAGCACAGTACAGCAGGTTGATATCAAGATTCCAGATTTCTTAAAGAATTCAAGAAAATAA
- a CDS encoding MBL fold metallo-hydrolase RNA specificity domain-containing protein, translating into MLLEFLGAAHEVTGSCHFLAFADKHILVDCGMEQGPDLYVNQEIPVNAAEIDYVFVTHAHIDHSGLLPLLYNHGFRGQIFATTATCQLCNIMLKDSAHIQMFEAEWRNRKAQRAGLPEVTPLYDMNDAMGVLNHFIPCDYDKEVEICDGLKVRFRDAGHLLGSAIIEMWVTEEKEERKIVFSGDIGNGNRPLIKDPEYIEDADYVVMESTYGDKLHDTPPDFALALADVIKETFIRGGNVVIPAFSVGRTQEMLYFIRRIKTEHLLPEFENFDVYIDSPLAVEATTIFNKNVSDCFSEEALDLVRNGINPIGFDGLKVAVTSDESKMINFIEKPKVIISASGMCEAGRIRHHLKHNLWRKDSTIIFVGYQVPGTLGHSLLNGVKEVKLFGESIEVHARIANLPGISGHADMNHLTKWIGAFTEKPKRVFVVHGDDKVTEFFADHINQKLGLDAVAPYSGDTYDLLTGACIKQGDRKLVEKKKKDAKASNTVFARLVAAGERLVAIIRRSEGLPNKELARFADQINELCNKMER; encoded by the coding sequence ATGTTACTTGAATTTTTAGGCGCAGCACATGAGGTTACAGGAAGTTGCCACTTTTTAGCATTTGCAGACAAACACATTTTAGTCGACTGTGGAATGGAGCAGGGACCGGATTTGTATGTCAATCAGGAGATTCCGGTCAATGCAGCAGAGATAGATTATGTGTTTGTGACACATGCACATATTGACCATTCGGGACTTCTGCCATTGCTTTACAATCATGGATTCCGCGGACAGATTTTTGCGACAACTGCGACCTGCCAGCTTTGTAATATCATGTTAAAAGACAGTGCGCATATCCAGATGTTTGAGGCTGAGTGGAGGAATCGTAAGGCACAAAGAGCAGGACTGCCGGAAGTGACACCGCTATATGATATGAATGATGCAATGGGAGTGCTGAATCATTTTATTCCATGCGATTATGACAAGGAAGTCGAAATCTGCGATGGCTTAAAGGTCAGATTTCGGGATGCAGGTCATCTGCTTGGTTCGGCAATCATTGAGATGTGGGTGACAGAGGAAAAGGAAGAACGCAAAATCGTCTTTTCCGGTGATATTGGAAATGGAAACCGCCCATTGATTAAAGACCCGGAGTACATTGAGGATGCCGATTATGTTGTGATGGAATCAACCTACGGCGACAAGCTTCATGACACACCACCGGATTTTGCACTGGCACTGGCGGATGTGATTAAGGAGACGTTTATCCGTGGCGGTAATGTTGTAATTCCGGCGTTCTCGGTTGGCAGAACACAGGAGATGCTTTACTTTATACGACGGATTAAGACAGAACATCTGCTGCCGGAATTTGAGAATTTTGATGTATATATTGATAGTCCGCTTGCGGTGGAAGCAACGACGATTTTTAATAAAAATGTGTCCGACTGCTTTAGCGAGGAGGCATTAGATCTTGTCAGAAACGGAATTAACCCAATTGGATTCGATGGCTTAAAAGTCGCAGTAACCAGCGATGAATCCAAGATGATCAATTTCATTGAGAAGCCAAAGGTTATTATTTCCGCTTCTGGAATGTGTGAGGCAGGACGAATCCGCCATCACTTAAAACACAACTTATGGAGAAAAGATTCGACGATTATTTTCGTTGGTTATCAGGTTCCTGGTACGCTTGGTCATTCTCTTTTAAATGGTGTAAAAGAAGTAAAACTGTTTGGTGAAAGCATTGAGGTTCATGCGAGAATTGCAAATCTTCCGGGTATCAGTGGACACGCAGATATGAATCATCTGACCAAATGGATTGGTGCATTTACCGAAAAGCCAAAGAGAGTCTTTGTGGTTCACGGGGACGATAAGGTGACAGAGTTTTTTGCAGACCATATCAATCAGAAATTAGGGCTTGATGCGGTGGCACCTTATAGTGGAGACACTTATGATCTGCTGACAGGTGCATGCATCAAACAGGGCGACCGCAAGCTTGTGGAGAAGAAGAAGAAGGATGCGAAGGCATCTAATACCGTATTTGCAAGACTTGTGGCAGCCGGAGAACGTCTCGTTGCAATTATTCGAAGAAGTGAGGGACTGCCAAATAAGGAACTTGCAAGATTCGCTGACCAGATTAATGAGTTATGCAATAAGATGGAACGATAG